From Desulfobaccales bacterium, the proteins below share one genomic window:
- the rplL gene encoding 50S ribosomal protein L7/L12, with protein sequence MSISRSEIIDALANMTVLELSQLIKELEEKFGVTAAAPVAMAAVAQPAAAAAAAPVEEKTEFDVVLTAAGANKIQVIKEVRAITNLGLKEAKEAVESAPYVIKEGISKAEAEEIKKKLEAQGATVEIK encoded by the coding sequence ATGTCCATTTCCCGCAGCGAAATCATTGATGCCCTGGCCAACATGACGGTCCTGGAGCTCTCCCAGCTCATCAAGGAGCTGGAAGAGAAGTTCGGCGTCACCGCCGCCGCTCCGGTGGCCATGGCCGCCGTAGCCCAGCCCGCGGCCGCCGCAGCCGCCGCCCCGGTGGAGGAAAAGACCGAGTTCGATGTGGTCCTCACCGCCGCCGGCGCCAACAAGATCCAGGTGATCAAGGAAGTCCGGGCCATCACCAACCTGGGCCTCAAGGAGGCCAAAGAGGCGGTGGAAAGCGCCCCCTATGTCATCAAGGAAGGCATCTCCAAGGCGGAGGCCGAGGAGATCAAGAAGAAACTGGAAGCGCAGGGAGCCACCGTCGAGATCAAGTAG
- the rpoB gene encoding DNA-directed RNA polymerase subunit beta: MAKALSPLKLYRKSFGKIERVVDISNLIEMQRESYARFLQKDTPPELRQNYGLQGVFKSVFPIKDFSGACSLEFVDYTLGDPKYDIDECLQRGMTYEVPMKIRVRLVVYEPGETKPAPIRDIKEQEIYFGTLPLMTEHGTFIINGTERVVVSQLHRSPGLFIDHDRAKIHSSGKIIYSARLIPLRGSWIDFEFDPKDILYVRIDRRRKFPVTILLKALGYSTEFLLNYFYDTEKVFFDGDTVKRKLIPEMLLDKSAPTDIVDPKTGEVLIRRMRRVTQTSLAKLKKAGVEYLPESPEYLLGKVAAHDILDPETGEVLVKCNEDLTADKLELLKERGVRELDLLYIDNITVSPSLRNTLLADKTEGMREAILEIYRRLRPSNRPNEEVATTFFHNLFFNPEYYDLSPVGRLKLDLKLRKPGEYLPLEQTTLVPEDILRAVKELILQKDREGPVDDIDHLGNRRVRAVGELLENQFRVGLVRMERAVKERMAIQDLDTLMPHDLINAKPVQAVIKEFFGTSQLSQFMDQTNPLSEITHKRRLSALGPGGLTRERAGFEVRDVHPTHYGRICPIETPEGPNIGLIVSLSTYARVNEFGFIETPYRVVEKVKVGDKVETRVTREVRYLSALDEEGKVIAQANARLDAEGRFLDERVEARISGQYVMVPPSEVDYMDVSPSQLVSVAASLIPFLEHDDANRALMGSNMQRQAVPLLTASAPIIGTGMEGVVARDSGVTIVAKRAGVVEDVDATRIVIRAADGNGSGESPVDIYKLTKFQRTNQNTCYNQRPIVRRGDVVEAGQIIADGPATQLGELALGKNVMVAFMPWGGYNFEDSILVSERLVKEDVFTSIHIEEFEVMARDTKLGKEDITRDIPNVGEDALKNLDESGIIRIGAEVRPGDILVGKITPKGETQLTPEEKLLRAIFGEKAGDVKDTSLRVPPGIEGVVIDARVFSRKGVEKDDRSRSIEDEAVAKLQKDQADEIAIITQSYRQKLSELVVGKKVAESIEDEVKGTTLLEKGAAVPPELVKKQPLEFWRHVSFQEAGLEDQVDDLLDRYQEQLHLVNMVFEAKLSRLRKVDELPPGVIKKVKVFIAMKRKLSVGDKMAGRHGNKGVVSRIMPEEDMPYFADGTPVDIVLNPLGVPSRMNVGQVMETHLGWASYELGKQIGEMLDRYYSPEAVKARMKRILNDPEVAAEIDAADYEELREIWNRHYRQGIFMATPVFDGASEEEVRACLAEAGLPIGGQARLRDGRTGEEFDRDVTVGIMYMMKLHHLVADKIHARSIGPYSLVTQQPLGGKAQFGGQRLGEMEVWALEAYGAAYTLQEFLTVKSDDVAGRTRMYEKIFKGEYDLEAGLPESFNVLVRELKSLALNVELLKKEKPSKE, encoded by the coding sequence ATGGCCAAAGCCTTATCGCCCCTGAAGCTCTACCGCAAGAGTTTCGGCAAAATCGAGCGGGTGGTGGACATCTCCAATCTCATCGAGATGCAGCGGGAGTCCTATGCCCGTTTCCTGCAAAAGGACACCCCCCCGGAGCTCCGGCAGAATTACGGGCTCCAGGGGGTGTTCAAGAGCGTCTTCCCCATCAAGGACTTCAGCGGCGCCTGCTCCCTGGAGTTTGTGGACTATACCCTGGGGGACCCCAAGTACGACATCGACGAATGTCTGCAGCGGGGCATGACCTATGAAGTCCCCATGAAGATCCGGGTGCGCCTGGTGGTCTATGAGCCGGGCGAAACCAAGCCGGCCCCCATCCGGGACATCAAGGAGCAGGAAATCTATTTCGGCACCCTGCCGTTGATGACCGAGCACGGCACCTTCATCATCAACGGCACCGAAAGGGTGGTGGTGAGCCAGCTGCACCGCTCGCCGGGCCTGTTCATCGACCATGACCGGGCCAAGATCCACTCCTCCGGCAAGATCATCTACTCCGCCCGGCTCATCCCCTTGCGGGGCTCCTGGATCGACTTCGAGTTCGACCCCAAGGATATTCTGTATGTGCGCATCGACCGGCGGCGCAAGTTCCCGGTCACCATTCTCCTCAAGGCCCTGGGTTATTCCACCGAGTTTCTCCTGAACTACTTCTACGACACCGAGAAGGTCTTTTTCGACGGCGACACGGTGAAGCGCAAGCTCATCCCGGAGATGCTCCTGGACAAGAGTGCGCCCACCGACATCGTGGACCCCAAGACCGGGGAGGTCCTCATCCGGCGGATGCGCCGGGTGACCCAGACCTCCCTGGCCAAACTGAAAAAGGCAGGGGTGGAATATCTGCCGGAAAGCCCGGAATATCTCCTGGGCAAGGTGGCGGCCCACGACATCCTGGACCCGGAGACCGGCGAGGTCCTGGTGAAGTGCAACGAGGACCTGACCGCCGACAAGCTGGAGCTCCTCAAGGAGCGGGGCGTGAGGGAGCTGGACCTCCTTTACATTGACAACATCACCGTCAGCCCCAGCCTCCGGAACACCCTCCTGGCGGACAAGACCGAGGGCATGCGGGAGGCCATCTTAGAGATCTACCGGCGCCTCAGGCCCAGTAACCGCCCCAACGAAGAGGTGGCCACCACCTTCTTCCACAACCTCTTTTTCAATCCGGAGTATTACGATCTCTCCCCCGTGGGTCGGCTGAAGCTGGACCTGAAGCTGCGGAAGCCCGGGGAGTACTTGCCCCTGGAGCAGACCACCCTGGTGCCCGAGGATATTCTGCGGGCGGTCAAGGAGCTCATCCTCCAGAAGGACCGGGAAGGGCCGGTGGATGACATCGACCACCTGGGGAACCGCCGGGTCAGGGCCGTGGGCGAGCTCCTGGAAAACCAGTTCCGGGTGGGGCTGGTGAGGATGGAGCGGGCCGTCAAGGAGCGCATGGCCATCCAGGACCTGGACACCCTGATGCCCCACGACCTCATCAACGCCAAGCCGGTGCAGGCGGTGATCAAGGAGTTTTTCGGGACGAGCCAGCTTTCCCAATTCATGGACCAGACCAACCCGCTCTCCGAGATCACCCACAAGCGGCGGCTGAGCGCCCTGGGGCCGGGTGGGCTCACCCGGGAGCGGGCCGGTTTCGAGGTCCGGGACGTGCATCCCACCCATTACGGCCGCATCTGCCCCATTGAGACGCCGGAAGGTCCCAACATCGGGCTCATCGTCTCTTTGTCCACCTATGCCCGGGTGAATGAGTTCGGCTTCATCGAGACGCCGTACCGGGTGGTGGAGAAGGTCAAGGTGGGGGACAAGGTGGAGACCCGGGTGACCCGGGAGGTGCGCTACCTCTCCGCCCTGGACGAGGAGGGCAAGGTCATCGCCCAGGCCAACGCCCGGCTGGACGCCGAGGGCCGCTTCCTGGACGAGCGGGTGGAGGCCCGCATCAGCGGCCAGTACGTCATGGTGCCGCCCAGCGAGGTGGACTACATGGACGTCTCCCCCAGCCAGTTGGTGAGCGTGGCCGCCTCCCTCATCCCTTTCCTGGAGCACGACGACGCCAACCGGGCGCTCATGGGCTCCAACATGCAGCGCCAGGCGGTGCCGCTCCTCACCGCCTCCGCCCCCATCATCGGCACCGGCATGGAAGGGGTGGTGGCCCGGGATTCCGGGGTCACCATCGTGGCCAAGCGGGCCGGGGTGGTGGAGGACGTGGACGCCACCCGCATCGTCATCCGGGCCGCGGACGGCAACGGCAGCGGCGAATCGCCGGTGGACATCTACAAGCTCACCAAATTCCAGCGCACCAACCAGAACACCTGCTACAACCAGCGGCCCATCGTGCGCCGGGGGGACGTGGTGGAGGCCGGCCAGATCATCGCCGACGGCCCCGCCACCCAGCTGGGGGAACTGGCCCTGGGCAAGAACGTCATGGTGGCCTTCATGCCCTGGGGCGGCTACAACTTTGAGGACTCCATCCTGGTGAGCGAGCGCCTGGTGAAGGAGGATGTCTTCACCAGCATCCACATCGAGGAATTCGAGGTGATGGCCCGGGACACCAAGCTGGGGAAAGAGGACATCACCCGGGACATCCCCAACGTGGGCGAAGACGCCCTGAAAAACCTGGACGAATCCGGCATCATCCGCATCGGCGCCGAGGTCAGGCCCGGGGACATCCTGGTGGGCAAGATCACCCCCAAGGGCGAGACCCAGCTCACCCCGGAAGAAAAGCTCCTCAGGGCCATCTTCGGCGAGAAGGCCGGCGACGTCAAGGACACCTCGCTGAGGGTCCCGCCGGGGATCGAGGGCGTGGTCATTGACGCCCGGGTCTTCTCCCGCAAGGGCGTGGAAAAGGACGACCGCAGCCGCTCCATCGAAGACGAGGCGGTGGCCAAGCTCCAGAAGGACCAGGCCGACGAGATCGCCATCATCACCCAGAGCTACCGCCAGAAGCTGTCGGAGCTGGTGGTGGGCAAGAAGGTGGCGGAGAGCATCGAGGACGAGGTCAAAGGCACCACGCTGCTGGAAAAAGGCGCCGCGGTGCCCCCGGAGCTGGTGAAGAAGCAGCCCCTGGAGTTCTGGCGCCACGTCTCCTTCCAGGAGGCGGGCCTGGAGGACCAGGTGGACGACCTTTTGGACCGCTACCAGGAGCAGCTCCACCTGGTGAACATGGTCTTTGAGGCCAAGCTCTCCCGGCTGCGCAAAGTGGATGAGCTCCCTCCCGGGGTGATCAAGAAGGTGAAGGTCTTCATCGCCATGAAGCGCAAGCTCTCGGTGGGGGACAAGATGGCCGGCCGCCACGGCAACAAAGGCGTGGTCTCCCGCATCATGCCGGAAGAGGACATGCCCTACTTCGCCGACGGCACGCCGGTGGATATCGTCCTGAACCCCCTGGGGGTGCCCTCCCGCATGAACGTGGGCCAGGTGATGGAGACCCACCTGGGCTGGGCGTCCTATGAGCTGGGCAAGCAGATCGGGGAGATGCTGGACCGCTACTACTCCCCCGAGGCGGTGAAGGCCCGTATGAAGCGCATCCTCAACGACCCGGAAGTGGCCGCGGAGATCGACGCCGCGGACTACGAGGAGCTCCGGGAGATCTGGAACCGCCACTACCGCCAGGGCATCTTCATGGCCACGCCGGTGTTCGACGGCGCCAGCGAGGAGGAGGTGCGGGCCTGCCTGGCGGAGGCGGGCCTGCCCATCGGCGGCCAGGCGCGCCTGCGGGACGGCCGCACCGGGGAGGAATTCGACCGGGACGTCACCGTGGGCATCATGTACATGATGAAACTGCATCACCTGGTGGCGGACAAGATCCACGCCCGCTCCATCGGGCCCTACTCCCTGGTCACTCAGCAGCCCCTGGGCGGCAAGGCCCAGTTCGGTGGCCAGCGGCTGGGGGAGATGGAGGTCTGGGCTCTGGAGGCCTACGGCGCCGCCTACACCCTGCAGGAATTCCTCACGGTGAAGAGCGACGACGTGGCCGGCCGCACCCGCATGTATGAAAAGATCTTCAAGGGCGAATACGATCTGGAGGCGGGCCTGCCCGAATCCTTCAACGTCCTGGTCCGGGAGCTCAAGAGCCTGGCCCTCAACGTGGAGCTCTTGAAGAAGGAGAAGCCCTCCAAGGAATGA